gaaaacaaaaataaacaaggtTTATactatatacaatataatactattattaatatttatcttaaaatgaGGTCGTATgaaaaaagtttcaaaaaatatacgtgaggttatgtggagGAGGAGgggtagccaagaacctcaAGAAATATCACCAAGGGAGGGGGGTCAAAAAATAACCCAAAAAAACCTGGCGTGATTTCTGCACAAGCCCCATGCGGCAGTCGATCTATTGTAACGGACCTTTCAATGACTACTAAGTACTGGAAGTACTGGAACTTTTCACTATGTACTTACAAATCTTACAATATTAAACTATACAAATTGAAACGTAAATACGATTTCCCTAACTTATATCTAATGACTGAAGGATTTTTATATCCATTAAGTGGTAAAAGGTGTGAAGAGTTAAGAATATCGTCGTCGTATTGTCTCGTTTGGAAAAGGCATCCCAATTATTATGAATgatataatttaagtatttagtagCTATTTGATAGAGCCAGTATGTTTTCAAACCGGGTAATGTTGATCGACTTAACGAAAATTCGTAAGTAATCATTTTATGTGTAGCGTTTATGGCTACTACCCATACGGGTAGGTAACCCATagtataaaatatagtttagtTTGTACCACAACATTGTGTTGTAACGTAAACCTTTTCTTTAGTCTAATATCATACAGTCAAATTTTTTGGCTCCCCTGAGTCCTGAAACAAAGAAATTgttggtatttaaataaattaaaggaaGCGAATGCACACCAACTCTAACTTAACTAGTTAATCAGGCAAGGCAGGAATATTGCTattgattaataataaatattataggacattattacacaaattcaccaagtcccatggtaagctcaataaggctcgtgttgtgggtacttagacaacgatatatataatttatacacatttaaaatacttaaataggtatacagaaaatatcaacaaatattcatgctcaatacacgaataaattcccttaccaggatttttaACCTGAGACCATCAGCTACATAGGCAGGcccactacctactaggccagacgggtCGTCATCCAATACCAATTTTTACTACTTAGTCAGggcataagttctgtcacaaaggttttgactgataaaaaaagctataggtacaAATCccatattattcaaatatatagGTTGAAAGCTTACAAACTGCTGagttacttacaatataatttaacgtaccttatttgctgtctcagttgtgcataattctatgtaatattcgtaaaatgttataaaaaacatgcaaaaaatatacGACCTATTCAAGGTTTTTGATccctgtttatttatttttcttttatacatGGTTGAATCTTGCATATAACAAAGgctggatcttttatctttcttaaaatataaaattcatgtgtattggtattgccaaaattgcaactgcACGTGATTTATCAAACGTACTTGTTGGTTGGCAGTCAAAGATTagcgtgtcactgaaaagtaccctacgTTTGAAGGGTGTTAGcattagctgaagtacagacttgtcggagaactaaatgctggtgataaattaacgttctaataaagtagtttcatacaaatacacaattgtacctattttacatATGACATTGATTTACACTCccttttttaaagtatttaccTTTTTTGTAGATAACTGGCCTCAGTTATAGAATTGAATTCAGAATTATCGCCCTGCTAAATGAATAAAGGTCTGCAGACGTCCATTCGGGGAGTCCACTAAGATAGGCTGCTACGATTTAACAATTAGCCGTACTTCCCTGCCTCGCCtgcttttattacaaaatatattatttacctgATCATTGGAGTAATCCGTTGCCGGGTTTGCAATCGACGGCGAGGAGGAGCTAGACGTTAATGTAGAGCATGGCTGATGCCAGCTTCTGTCTAGGGGTATTTGATTGCGTTGAATGATACATGATGGTCTCATTTCATTTTGCCTGATTGTTGAACAACGACTTATCTCACAAGCCTTATCATCATTGCAACAACAGGCTCCTCTCCTCTCTTCACCTGGACTGATCGCATCATACCTGTTCATGCCGAATGTATGATCAGCTTTATTCAAATTTATCGGTCGAATCTGCGGAGTGTTATTTCGAGGGTCTACTCTATCTGCAAGGTATAAGTAATTAGGATGTAAAGAGTGGTGCGTCTCGTACCCTTTGTCGTAGTGGCCCCAATGAGCtggagtcttcattcgtaaagGCCAACCTTCAATGAGACAAGCGTATGCTCTTTTCGCATTCATCTCGTGCACACtgttcgtttttattttacttttatcttCTATTATCATTTTCGACCTCCAATGCAAAAGATCCACGTAGCTTACTCTCCGAGGAGGAAAGGCTTCTAATAATTTGTCTTTCCATTCGGGCCAGGTCAAACTGTCACTGTGACGTATTGAGGAGAGCCAATCTTTGGCTATTCCAGTTAGCCTCTTTTGCATGTAAAAGGCTTTCACTGTATCCGACCAATTGTATATAAAACCGAGATGATCTATATTGTCAATCCATTCCTGTGTTAATATTTCTGGATTTTCTGGATCAAATAAAGGTATTGCATCAGCTCTCCCGCTGACATCAGTTTGGCCAGACGCAGTGAGATCAGACTTATCATCCGTTTGCGAGGTGATGTGGTCATCCTTCGAGTTGCGCCCTCGCTTCTGGTGGCTGTCTTCAGGGCTACCAGGAGACTGGCGGTGCATTCTTATTTGTTTCAATGATATCCTTGGCTTCTCCAACTCTGAAATAAAAATGGGATAACAATTCggtttgcatttgaaatagtttcCGAGGAAGACATTTACTTTGTATATAGCCACTTAGTTGATAAAGCTGTATgtgataaaatgtataaatccCTTTAAATGTATGTTGGGGAATAATTGTATTAATGAACTAACGAATtgatttgataaaataatttatttcctaTTAATTTCATTATGTTAGTTAGGTACATTATATCGTGATCTAAGCCCGGCCACCGAAACATGAATTTACCAAAAAGTATGTTATTTGATCAATACACTTAACTTTC
The nucleotide sequence above comes from Cydia pomonella isolate Wapato2018A chromosome 2, ilCydPomo1, whole genome shotgun sequence. Encoded proteins:
- the LOC133534523 gene encoding uncharacterized protein LOC133534523 isoform X3; the protein is MSSSKPYVIITEQPAGKSQRFRYLSEVDGARSVGSIPGVSSTSERRTYPTIRVHGHNGPFVVLLSLLNPHNNLVHPHSITGSDPRYTCRHGVVFVISDEPEVVFKNIGILCVKGKTEKDVKSALKSRKEMNIDPFGAGFSHIYDHRQINFTAVRLCFQVFLPGPNWTPADRMDLLKYDRGLAPVASDVVYDAKKLNDLKIVHITSHAGPLTGGAEMTLLCDKYTGQNPDVVFDDGRGWSHTATAKIYHKQLAIVFTAPPYREERDPRSPDYLQVQVYLQQCSERGVLRSQPATVKYIFSEKNSTLLFPKQTQLEKPRISLKQIRMHRQSPGSPEDSHQKRGRNSKDDHITSQTDDKSDLTASGQTDVSGRADAIPLFDPENPEILTQEWIDNIDHLGFIYNWSDTVKAFYMQKRLTGIAKDWLSSIRHSDSLTWPEWKDKLLEAFPPRRVSYVDLLHWRSKMIIEDKSKIKTNSVHEMNAKRAYACLIEGWPLRMKTPAHWGHYDKGYETHHSLHPNYLYLADRVDPRNNTPQIRPINLNKADHTFGMNRYDAISPGEERRGACCCNDDKACEISRCSTIRQNEMRPSCIIQRNQIPLDRSWHQPCSTLTSSSSSPSIANPATDYSNDQDSGEPKNLTV
- the LOC133534523 gene encoding uncharacterized protein LOC133534523 isoform X2, with product MSSSKPYVIITEQPAGKSQRFRYLSEVDGARSVGSIPGVSSTSERRTYPTIRVHGHNGPFVVLLSLLNPHNNLVHPHSITGSDPRYTCRHGVVFVISDEPEVVFKNIGILCVKGKTEKDVKSALKSRKEMNIDPFGAGFSHIYDHRQINFTAVRLCFQVFLPGPNWTPADRMDLLKYDRGLAPVASDVVYDAKKLNDLKIVHITSHAGPLTGGAEMTLLCDKYTGQNPDVVFDDGRGWSHTATAKIYHKQLAIVFTAPPYREERDPRSPDYLQVQVYLQQCSERGVLRSQPATVKYIFSEKNSTLLFPKQTQLEKPRISLKQIRMHRQSPGSPEDSHQKRGRNSKDDHITSQTDDKSDLTASGQTDVSGRADAIPLFDPENPEILTQEWIDNIDHLGFIYNWSDTVKAFYMQKRLTGIAKDWLSSIRHSDSLTWPEWKDKLLEAFPPRRVSYVDLLHWRSKMIIEDKSKIKTNSVHEMNAKRAYACLIEGWPLRMKTPAHWGHYDKGYETHHSLHPNYLYLADRVDPRNNTPQIRPINLNKADHTFGMNRYDAISPGEERRGACCCNDDKACEISRCSTIRQNEMRPSCIIQRNQIPLDRSWHQPCSTLTSSSSSPSIANPATDYSNDQVNNIFCNKSRRGREVRLIVKS